The Manis javanica isolate MJ-LG chromosome 14, MJ_LKY, whole genome shotgun sequence genomic interval TCAAATTTCTGGAAAGTTCTTACATAGCAATAGGCTGTTATTTTAAGGACTACAGCCAAAGGAAAAGAGGCTGTGGCTTAAGGTCACACCACAGAGGCAATTTCAATTTCCTTGTGGTTTTTGTTCCTTGTGCCTAtctatttcttcctgttttgCGGGAGTTGTCCCTTCATCTTCCCATGAATGCCCTTTGTATGTGTCCTCTGTAGGCATGTCTGTTCCCAGACCTCCATGTGTGCCTTGTATCTATCTGTCGTGTATTCTGGGTATCTTTCTTAGTAGTTCTTATTTTCCCCAGTACCTGTCTTTTTTCAGTGTTCTCAAGGAtcagttttacatttataaaaaagtGCTCTCATAGCAGTCCAAGAAGCAGGGACTGTTCACCATGACACACAAAGTCTCTCGTGATCCCCCAGTAAATACTGAGTGCCTAGTATGTTCCCCGCACTGTGCTGCTGAAGACTGGGGATACAGTGGTAAACAAAGAGGAACAGGTTCCCTGCCCTCGGAGACTTTACAGTCCACAAATGTGACAAGCGCTACGCAGAAGCACAAGATTCTAAAGGAGTCCCAGGGAATGGGGGTGTTACAATCGATTCAGAAAACCAGGGATGGTCTCAGCCGCCCATCTTGCACTTGTAATTGTACTCCACAGGTGTGCTTCCAgatatgaaaacaattttatccacattatttcatttaagcctCACCACCACTCCCTTGGGTCAGTGCCATTACTGTTAGCCCCCACTTTACCAGATGAGGAAACATGCCTGGAAGGGTTAAGTAAGAGGTGGAGTTGAGAGTCCACCCCAGACCATCCGAAACCCAGCCCTCTTAACCCTTTAGGAGTGTGCGCTTCTCCTCTGCGGTGCGCCCTGATCTTGTGGGGCTGTCCCCGGCTCTGCCGGCATGCTGGCCTATTTCATTTCCAATCTTTCGTCATGCTGCTGCTTTTGCCTGAGACGCCTATTTCCATCAAAACCCTTCCTGCTGAACACACACGGTCTTTTGTGATCTAATTAAAGTGTTCTGTCGTCCCCCAGAAAGAATTAGCCATTGCCCTATCTGTGCATAGACAGAACTTCATAAACACTCTCCTAGCCTCTACAGCACTTCAGATGTTTTATCTTGACGTCTCCCCCCAAGAAGCTGTAAGTCCCAGGGGGATGATCACTGACGGACCTTGGTAATCGCAGAACCTTGCGCTGGGGCTGGCACGTCAATattgaaggaaaggaagggagtaaagagaaggaggaagggagaagagaagaggcaACCATGGCGACAAATGCTCCCAGTGTAAGATGCCCCAAGACCGCCGGACCTTTCACCTGTTACTGCAAAATTAACCCTTACAATGCCAGCAGCACTTAATTTGAGGGTTGTTCAAAGAACAGCTGGTGAAGACCTATAGAATGTGTCCTGCCCACTTAAGGTCCTCCTGGGCCCCCCCTCTCTTCCCTTCTAGCTCATCCTCTCTGAAACTAATGATTCCTCCCTCCATTTGAAGGTCACAAATAGAATATGAGTCAGAAGAGAAACTAAAACCTcaaagaaggaaaactgaagtgAATGCCCCACAAGCCACATGGCAGAAAGCCACTTAAATAACCATGACGAATGGAGAGCGCCGAGGGATTCCACCTTTCACTTCAGCAGCCATAGATAGCCCCTAAGACTTGCCGCTTTAGGTTTCCAACACACACATCTGACGTGCTGCAGCGGGGAGCTTCACATTTTCAGATATTCACCTGGATTTTGCAAGATGTACAAGATTCACTTAAGAGGCAGCACCAAACAGGCTGCCTGGGTCACTTCCATTGTCCAGCTAATCAGATATCTACTCCAAGGGCCGGGAAGGGGCTGCTGCAAGAGCTAGGAaagggggtgggtggatggaaatGGGGAGGATCAATTCCTCCACCTGggagcaaaacaaagcaaaacccaaaACCTGAGAAGTGGTTTTCGTATGATTCGGGAGTAGAATGGGGCATTGGCCCCAAGCAGTGACCAGCAGGCAGCTGTACCAGCTCCTGCCTCCATGCTACCCCCACCAAACATCACCGGCCCACATCTGTCTGCTGCTAACCTCCTAGGCTGCTTGAAAGCTTTTACAAGTGTGTCCCAGAGGTCCAGGAACCCCTGGGGGAGTGGCACTACCACGCAGAGCCATTTGATTTTCTGCTGAGACCTGGACTGATGTGACTTAAacaaagtggggtgggggggagggtacgggtatgtgtgtgttggtggaggcaggggtgggcGATTCTAGAGGAAAGCAGAGGTTGACAACCTTACCACTTCCTGGGCACCACCTTTTCTGGAACCCTGGCTGCAAGGCTCACAGACCAGAGCAGGCCCAGTGGGTCCCTGAAGAGCCCAAGCCAACCTGAGCTACGTGACTCAGCACAGCCCCTTAACGCTGGCAGAAGGTAAAAGCTCCTGTTCTCACCTCTCCACGCCCTGCGCATCCACTCCACCTTTCCTGCATTCCTTTCGGCCTTTCAGTGGTATCTCCTCCTCCCAGGGCCCACTTCTCTCCCACCTCCTGAGTGTCTTTTAACAGAAGTTGTGGATCTCATGATCAAACTCACACTAAGAGGTTAGTAACTCCTGCGGATTACAGATCCCAGGAGCGCATTCATTCTGAATCTTGAAAGAAAATGTTGGTGGAGATAAtactggggtgaggggcacctCCAGGGTCTGAGGAGTTGAAGCCGGGGATGGATGGATTCGTGTCTGGGCCAGGCCGGGTGGTGAGTGCGCTGAGGCAGACCAAGAGGCCCCGCAGGGACAGCTGTGCCTCGTGTCTCATCCCCAGGGTCGTGCTATCCGGGTCTTGGCACTGGGGGGATCCAAACCTGGGAGTCAGGGGCGGATAACCGGAGATTTTTGAGGGTGACCCCTGACAGACTGTGTTGCGAGATGCTCAGCCGCAGACCTGCGTGGAGCAAGGGGGTACACCCGCCACGGCCCCTCTTCCCGGCCCCTCCCTGCGCCTTCCCTGCCCCATCATGGGGCTTGCTAGTCAGAGCTCGGATTCAGGAATCAGATGATGTTCCCGGAAAGGGAACCCAGTGACAAacggggtggggagctggggcaAAGGCTGTTTACTTCCTCTCTTCAGGCCGGGCCCCTTACACGCCGGATATCTGTGGTGACCCATTCACTCTGATGCGGCAGCATGGGGCAGCTGCTGCCACCGATGAGTCTGCTACTTCTAGGTAAGTCGGGGTCCCCCTGGCTGAGAGGGAGGCTCAGGATGCTTGGGTTCAGCAGGGACCCCTCTTCACACCAGGATGGGACCCCTACCAACGGGTGGGACTTCTCACCGCTTCAACAGCGCTAGATTTAGCTCCTAGGACAGACCATTTGGGGGCTAGAAATGAGGAGAATGCTGGCTCTGATTCACGCATAACCAGGAGGTGAAGGGGGACTGGGAGGTCTCTGTTACTTCACCTCCCTGGGCCCcagttttcctatctgtaaatTAAAGAGCATGGACTAGATGGTGTCTATCTCTTCCATTCTGATATTTCAAAGTTCTTCAAGATCTTTAATTTCTATCCTTTCCAAGGGACTTGGATTATGGTCGTTTCTATGGCTTGACTCAGGGCAGTCAATCTGGATTTGGGAATCTGAGTGGGCACAAAGGGGCGAGAAGAGCGGCGTGGAAGACAAGGatttgggtggggaggggagcaggaggcCCAGGCGTTGGAGACCCGAGGGCAGACCGCAGGGGAGCTGTCCATTATGTACCGTGATTCTCAGGAACACTGGACCCccggcaggggagggcaggggaattTAAACTCGCTCCCCACTCCACTCATCCTGATCACTTCCATTCAATATTTGTTTCGCTCCATTTTCTTGCAGTTGCTGCTGGCATGCGAGCTGGTGAGTCTGCTTCATGGTCTTGGGCTGATTGAGGGAGGCACATAACGGCGTAACGGCCACAGGGGGTTGGGAAACGCCTGTTGCTTAGGAAACTGTTGATGTGCCGTTGGCACCCGCCGTTCCCAATGTGGTGGAGCCTGGAACAATGCTTCTCTGGCTAATTTCCTCATGATAAAGAGAAGCCAAAAGTGGGGGCAAATGTCTGCAGGCCAAGACACTCAAGACTGAGTCTCAGACTAAGGCTGAGTTGCCAGCTGTGGGTTTACAATGGCTCACCCCGGCTTTGAGTCTCCCAGGGATGCCAGGGTGGGCCTGTGCCTCTCCCTGACCTTACCCATGTTCTCTTGTCTCCTCAGCAGACCTCCagaaggccaagttgctcctagaCCCTATATGGGACAGGGTGCTCAGAAGGGACAGCGTGACTCTGAAGTGCCAGGGGGCCCACCCTACTGGGAACAGTTCCACCACACAGTGGTGGCACAATGACAGCCTCATCCCTAACGAGGCCCCTAGCTACTTCATCGCAGCAGCCGAAGCTCCAGACAGTGGGGAATACAGGTGCCAAActggcctctctgccctcagtgACCCGGTGCGGCTGGACGTCCACACAAGTGAGTAGGGAAAGGGCAGAGGGAAATCACCATTAAAGGGTGAGGTGAGAGGCCTGGGAAGACTTGGGAAGGTTCAGGTGCTGTTCCCAAGGGTTAGAACCATGGTGAGCGGAGCCGTGGTCCCATGAACTCTATGGAGTCGTAGTTCTAGCCACAGGTAGGCCTTAGGCAAAATGTCAAAGCCTGGCATAAATAAACGCAGAACTGCTGCCTTGCACAGTTCCAGAAACCACCATTCATGTGGAATACATACTATATGAATGATGTCAGCTGAAGACCAGGGCGTGACCCTGATGCTCAAGGATACTTACTGAATGAATCAATGCATCTGTTCTTAGGACCTCAATCTCCGTGCACTTTCAGATAAGCAACGCCCTAGGctacccccaacccctccctaaCCACCTAGGGtcatttctctctccccttcaATGCCGCACTCAAACTGACACTTCAGCATAAATTCGGTGATGAGATCTCTCTCCTACCAGAGATATATACATGTTCCTCCTGCCCACTAGTCATGGAATGAGGGTCTTTGTGTTATTAACTGAATCCAGGCATCAGATGCAGGCAGATTTGGGAGGCTGGGATCTTTCCTGGTGCTCCTGGAATCGTACCGCCCAGCCTGGTACCTGCAGTGTCACCTTGTTAGCCTGGCTCCGCCTCCATGGGTGCCCTGACTGCGCAGTTATACAGGTAGAACGTgcctggaggggaaggagggctaCCAGAGCGGGCCATGGCAGAGTTCCACGGAACTGGGCCCCTGAAGCTGATTTCTATGGCCTACTGGCTTCTGACTGCCACTTAGCTGACATGATTCTCAGGCTATAGAACTACAAGGAGAAATGTCTGTTATCACCTAGGTGAAAGATGGCCACCTAAGACCAGATAAAATGAGGGATCACCAACAGGAAGTGATAGAAAAATCAAACCTGAGAGTTATTAGGTTGTCTTGAACTTGGCTGTAGAAACTAGCTGTAGAAGTCCAGTCAACGAGGACTATATTAAACCGCGACTATGAGCACTGACTGCACCAGGCAAGCTCCTAATCATCCTGACCATGACCAGGACCCATTCCACTGtctcctcctctgagaagccttcttTGCTTTCTTCAGGCAGAATTTCTTTGTTCCATTCCCCTTGGCCCTGAAGTCCTTTGTTCTTAGCCTGTTATAGCAGTTACCATGTTGTACTGTAATTATTTCTATGTTTGTGTGTTTCTATGTATAGACAACCGATTCATTGAGTTTAGGGTTCATATATCCAGGTGTCCTCAGGCTGCACAATACCTGGTACATATATAATgagtgctcaataaaatatttgctgaataagtgTGTGTATGGACACTATCAAGTACATGACAGGACAGACTGGAATGACAGTGTTCTCCCAAAGGAATAtaatataatagaaataattaaaataaaataaaatattatacatatatacatacatgtatatataaaatcttataaCCCTAACCTCATGCTAGTAATGATTCATCTCTCTGCTGAAAAAGTAGCTACATAGGCACAGGGCCTTTTATTGATAAATGAGCTCTTAATAAGTAGTGCTATTTGTCACATCTTCCTAGTAGAGTATTTTCATGTTCTACCAATTTAGTTTAGCAGAAGATGGGAGATGGTTTAAATTAGAGTAGGTtatattgttttgttcttattacAAAAATCATTTGGAttccatttcaaaaatatatgaaagtaaaacggagaaaatggaaacaacctgtaGTCTGGATTCCCAGCGCCCCATCAGGGAAAACCTGTTAATATTTAAGTgcatgttctttctcttttttctgtgcACATAGgcttttttgtattgtctttttaATACTGCCTCACAAATGTTCTcttgtgtcatttaaaaatttatctgtAATACTACTTTTAATTATACAGGCCGGCCTCCTGACCATGACTCCATGTTCTCTCTATGTGGAGTCTGGTTAGTTGGCAAGACAGTTTTAAGAACAGGAATCCTGGTGAtgtaagaattttctttcttgaagGCAATACTCAGGAATGAAGGTGGCCTTGTTGAGGCCTGTGGCCCTTCAGAAGCCACGAGTAACCATGGGAGCCTCCAGCCATGCCTTTCGTTCCCCTCCTTGACTTTTATACCAAGTTCTCCTTCACAATTTCTATAGTCACTCCTGTGGCCACCCAGTGACCTTATTCCTGGCTGACTGCAAGAGTCTTTCAATATTCCTACAACTGTTGATTCCTTTTGGAGTCTACCTTTCCTTTCATGGGACAAGTTGCCATTCTCTAATGCAATTGTTGCTCTTTGAACCAGAACGTGTGGCTCCGTACACCTGCAGTAGCAAATCCAAGCACGGCGCCTGAGGATCCTGCAGGTTGCGTCTCACCGACCATGTCGTCACTTAGACCTCTTGTTCTAACTTTTTGTTTTGGcgatcatatgtgtgtgtgtccctctTGCCCATTAGACAAAGGGTTATGGTGTGACTTGAGTTCTCCTGCAGGGCCTAGTCAGCTTTTTCGCAACAGGAGCTATGCAGGGATGGTGCCCAGCCTGGCTTTCTGTTATGCCTCAGCGTCTGGGTGGTGAGTGTTCCCTTCACAAGAGCTTTAAGCTGATCGCTGAGGCCCCTGGTCAGTGGTCTCTTTGTGTCTTTCAGGCTGGCTGTTGCTCCAGGCACCTCAGTGGGTGTTCCAGGAGGGAGACCCCATCCGGCTGCGCTGCCACAGCTGGATGAACAGGACCATGCATAAGGTTCAGTACTTCCAGAATGGCATAGGCAGGATGTTTTTCCACAATAATTCTGAGTTCCACATTCCAAAAGCAGCACTCAAGCACAGTGGCTCCTACTTCTGCAGGGGAATTATCGGGACAAAGAATGAGTCTTCAGAGGCTGTGAACATCGCTGTTCAAGGTGAGAAGTTCTGCAGCCCTGCAGGGCCCAGAGCCCCCTGTGCATGGAGTCTGCATTCACACTGGAAGCTGAGTTGAGAGGAGATTTCTGACTGCACCACGGATTTCTTTACATGGGCTTCTGACGGGTGTCAGTCACTCTGCAGCGCgatggcaggagcagaagccaCATTTCCTTCTCCATAAACACATTTGTCCCTCCTGACCCCATTCAAACCAAAGCCACAAGGCCAAGTGCCCCTGTTGCACGGGCCCATCTTTACCTGTCCTCCTTTCCCCTCCAAGCCTCAAATGTTAGCCAAGAGCCAACCTAGCAGAAACCCCTCATTTCTTCCCAGAGAGGGCCCAGAACCTGCTGCTAATTAACCGTGTGACTGTGGGTAAGTCACTTAGTCTCTGAACCTCAACTTCCTCCCCTGTAACATTACAAGCTGGCACCTTTCAGGAAGCCAGACACTGAGCTAAGGACTTTTGCACATGAACCCTGTGTAACGATCACAGTGACCCCTCACAACGACATTATGAGATAATTTAACTCTGCAGATGATGTAACTCAGGTGAAAACAAAGGGGAAAGTTAATTAATTTATCCCTAAGGCCACATCAAAGATTCAGAGCCTGTATATTTCACGACTAggtaaaatgaaagaatttacCAATGTCCTATGATAGAATTTTGAATCCCATTAAGTCACCCAGATTAACATCTCCAGTTTCTGTAGCGTCATCTCGAGGGTTGGAGATCCCCTTCCCTGGTGTCCTCAGACGCTGATTTCACGAAACTTCCACCTACAGACCAAGATATGCATCATAAGAACTTTACATGTAGTAAGATAGCAAGACAAACACACCCCTTTTCAGATTTTAACAAAGCAAtgctataatttataataaaaataacttcattacaatttaaattaaaagtaaatgctCTCAAATGGTTAGGGAAAGCACAAATAATGAAGCAAATGGGGCAAAATGAAATTAGGTAATCTAGGTAAAGAATATGTGAAGTTATTCATACTATCCTGGTAATATCTTCTTAGGTTTGAAATTAAATCAGAATTAAGAGTTTAAAATTGAAACCAGGAGTCCACTCTAATGTCACCAGTTTATATACAACAGCAAGGAatgactttttaataataatattaagggTGAAGCAGTTTCAAATCAAcaaactttccctctttccctctggggCTATTAGTTACTGGACCCCAGGAAAGCCATAATTTTCTGCTGATAAATAGAAAATTGCCATGGTTCACTCTTTTAAAAGATTTCCTTtagtaataatgaaaaacaagGAGTTCAAAACAATAAGTATAATTTTGAAACACAAGAGGAAGTTACTGAATTAAGAAATAATGTTCTCATACCAACTTAAACTTTGACAACTTTCATAATTTTACACAAAACCCTGCTATGACCCAACTTGTTCAACACTCCATCAGGCATGAAGCTGCTTTTATTAAGTGTTTGATGAGCCATGTTCTGTGCAGGCAGCACCAAGATCAGTgctcgggggggggggggaggaagcAAAGGCTTCCAGCCAGACTCCCCCCCCCCGCCCACTAATCTTAGAACCTGTCTCTTGGCAGGTGTCAGAAACTCCCCGCAGATGACATCGTTGCTTATTCCAAATTTCAGCCTTAacaacttttattttctcatccCTCTGCTTCTCCTATTGGTCCAGCAACTTCATCTATCTCAGCATTCTTTCTACCTTGGCACCAAGTCATGTTCTGCCTGGTGATGGGACTCCTGTTTGCAGTAGACACAGGGCTGTATTTCTCTGTGCAGAGAGACCTGCGGCGCTTAGTGAAGGACCGGAGGAGCGGCAAGGTCACATGGAGCCAAGACTCTTAGGACAGACGGGGGTAATGAGAGCTGCATCCCCACTCCACGGGGGTAATGAGAGCTGCATCTCTGAACCTCTCTCTGGATTCACAACCCCATCATCCCCAACAGGCAGCTCTGGAAGCAGCAGGAAAACTACCTCTCAGACGCTAGGCTGAGGGTGCTTCACCCGGCTCTATCTTCTCTTGGTCTCCAATGGAAAGGAAGAGCCTGTGATCTTCAAGGTCCAGCAGTGAAGCCCCACAGAGTAGCCGACTTGCTAGGAACTGAAGTCTCAGAGTTACACAGATACTTCCTCTGTCCCAACCATTCTGTCACCACAAAGCAACAATGCAAACTCCGGATGGTGACCCTTGGTATATGCACGTTGTTCTTAAATAACTGGATACATAGATAAGGGAATGAATAGTTGAGGGCCGACTGGACAGTAGTCAGCATCTGTTCCTACAGGGCTGGTTGCCTTCAAGGCACctgaaaacttccagaaaacctgtgGGAACTGCTGGAGGTCTAGGGGAGACAGCAGAACCAGTGAGGGTGTGGCTGAGAAAGAACAAGATAGCCCGGGACAGACCTGAGGAGACCTGGCCTGGGCTCTGTTCCTGGAACATAAAGCCATGGTGTAGGTAACAGAAAATCACAAGGGTGACGTAGAATTGGGTTTTCCAGGGGGACCCCCTCTCAGAATTGGGATGGTCCACAAGTATATAATGATGAACCCTCTTAATGTCAGGAGTAGAAAATGGTCctagggagggggctgggggctgggggctgggggtgggggagaggttgGGAAAGAAAGCACAGAACAAACCCTGTATCCATAGAAAGGAGAGCAGCCCTGCTGTCCCAGATGAAGCTCAGCAACAAGGGAAAGCTCAGCCTTCAGACTGACAAGAAAGCCAACTGCAACTGCTCAGGAAGCAGTGGGCAGGAGGTGAGGACGCTTCGGTCGGCCAAGATAGAAAGAATTAGAGAGACAAGGGTCAGAGGCTGTAAAACCAGCCTTCACTTTAGAATCAATTCAGGTATAGCTTTGTTCAcatcattcattaaacaaatgctGGATAACCAATACTAAGTGTACTAACTCTGctgaaataaattatgaaagtTTGAACTTCCTCAGCATGTCAGTCAGTAACAATGGTGTGGGGATGGGGAAGGCGATTGCTGCTTATGGAAGAAAGTTATAGCGATCTCTTTCTGTTTTAGAAACTTTAAACAGAACATTTCTTGATTCCGATTTACAAaatctttgtgtttctctgataGAAGATGGAAAAACCACGGTAATAATACATGAATGATAAAATTCTTCTTACCTCCCATTCTCCCAAACTATCAGAGACGCGTTTGGGTTGATAAAAAAAACCCCTCTTCTGTCAACAAACATCCCATCCCAATTTATATGAATTAGCTTCTTAATTCACCAAATCTTGTTGAGACAACTGGGTGAAGGGAGACTTTTATAGGTGGTAAGGGATAGTATGGGATAGGAGGGTGCATGGGAAATCAGGGTAGTTTTAGAGCAAGGAACAGGAAGGAGGAGGTACAGCTGAGGTATAGGGTCAGCTTAACTGTGTCATTATGACCGATATGCCAAGACAATTCAAGCTTGGCGTATGTGTATTAGACGAGATTCTGACATGAGACAAGAGCATTTGGAAACTTTGGACATTCAACTCACATCGATTTAGTACCTACAGTGTGTCAGGCTGGAGTTTAGGTGGTGAGGATATAGTTTGGTTCTGTTCAAGTCTAAAGAGTCGGTGAGGGAGAGACTTTTGGGGCCAGACTGTGAAAGGCACCGCCTGAGCCGACCCTGCAAGGCGCTGAGGGATTTT includes:
- the LOC108387426 gene encoding low affinity immunoglobulin gamma Fc region receptor III-A-like isoform X2, with the translated sequence MGQLLPPMSLLLLVAAGMRADLQKAKLLLDPIWDRVLRRDSVTLKCQGAHPTGNSSTTQWWHNDSLIPNEAPSYFIAAAEAPDSGEYRCQTGLSALSDPVRLDVHTSWLLLQAPQWVFQEGDPIRLRCHSWMNRTMHKVQYFQNGIGRMFFHNNSEFHIPKAALKHSGSYFCRGIIGTKNESSEAVNIAVQATSSISAFFLPWHQVMFCLVMGLLFAVDTGLYFSVQRDLRRLVKDRRSGKVTWSQDS
- the LOC108387426 gene encoding low affinity immunoglobulin gamma Fc region receptor III-A-like isoform X3 → MGQLLPPMSLLLLVAAGMRAADLQKAKLLLDPIWDRVLRRDSVTLKCQGAHPTGNSSTTQWWHNDSLIPNEAPSYFIAAAEAPDSGEYRCQTGLSALSDPVRLDVHTSWLLLQAPQWVFQEGDPIRLRCHSWMNRTMHKVQYFQNGIGRMFFHNNSEFHIPKAALKHSGSYFCRGIIGTKNESSEAVNIAVQGVRNSPQMTSLLIPNFSLNNFYFLIPLLLLLVQQLHLSQHSFYLGTKSCSAW
- the LOC108387426 gene encoding low affinity immunoglobulin gamma Fc region receptor III-A-like isoform X1, with the translated sequence MGQLLPPMSLLLLVAAGMRAADLQKAKLLLDPIWDRVLRRDSVTLKCQGAHPTGNSSTTQWWHNDSLIPNEAPSYFIAAAEAPDSGEYRCQTGLSALSDPVRLDVHTSWLLLQAPQWVFQEGDPIRLRCHSWMNRTMHKVQYFQNGIGRMFFHNNSEFHIPKAALKHSGSYFCRGIIGTKNESSEAVNIAVQATSSISAFFLPWHQVMFCLVMGLLFAVDTGLYFSVQRDLRRLVKDRRSGKVTWSQDS